AAATCTTCAAGCAGAGGCGCAGCCATGGCGATTTTACCGCCAGCCATATACGGGTTGTAATAGAGACCGTCACGCATTTTCATACCTGCTGGCGGATCTTCATAACCTGTCAGAAGAGCATAAATATAGTCCGGCCCGCCAGAGCGTGCTTTAGTGATAAGTGATAGGTCGGGTGGATAAGCACCCCCATTCGCAGCACGTGCGGCCTGAACATTTGGGAAAGGGTTTACAAAGGCGTCCTTTGGCAGTGCCGGACGCTCAAACATGTCACCATAATCATCTGGCCCATCTTCAACCGTGAAACCTGCGGCTATTGCTTTGACTTCCAACTCGGAAAATTCAGGGCCACCAGGCTGGGAAAGATTGCGAAAACGTAACTGTTCCATGCTGTGACAGGCGGCACACACTTCTGTGTAAACCTTGTAACCACGGCGCAGTGAGTCTCTGTCATAAGTACCGAACAGGCCGTTAAAGCTCCAGTCAACCGCTTCAGGATGTTTGGCATCTCCGGCGGCTTCCGCACCGCTTAATGATAAACCGGCAGTTAGCAAGGCAGAGAAAATGAGGGCAGATATTCTGTTCATGTTCATCTCACTTATTCAGTCAGCCGGTTATTCAGCCGGACTTGCAGCCGTCTCCGGCAGGATTGAGGCAGAAATGCTCTCTGGAATTTCCCTGGGTTTTTCCACCAAACCAAGCAGTGGCAAAATAATCAGGAAATGTGCGAAATAGTAAATCGTACATATACGCGCCAGCGTGATGTAAACACCTTCCGCCGGCATGGCGCCGAGATAACCGAGCACCAGGCAATTCACAACAAAAATCAGGAAGAATTGCTTGAACAGTGGACGATAACGCGCTGAACGGATTTTTGATGTATCTAACCAGGGCAGAACGAACAAGATAAATATCGCACCAACCATTGCAATGACGCCACCGAGTTTATCTGGTACAGCCCGCAAAATCGCATAAAACGGCAACAGATACCATTCAGGCACAATATGCGCCGGCGTGACCAACGGGTTAGCTGGAATATAATTATCAGCATGACCAAGAACATTAGGCGCGAAAAACACAAAATAGCTGAACAAAATCATGAAAACGACCAGCGCAAAACCGTCTTTCACAGTGTAATAAGGGTGAAAGGGAACCGTGTCTTGTTCGGATTTCACAGAAATGCCAACAGGATTGTTATTTCCGGGTACATGCAAGGCCCAAATATGTAAAATTACAACCCCGAAAATCAGGAATGGAATCAGGTAATGCAAAGAGAAAAAGCGATTTAATGTCGGATTATCAACTGAGAAACCGCCCCACAACCATGT
This sequence is a window from Candidatus Micropelagos thuwalensis. Protein-coding genes within it:
- a CDS encoding cytochrome c1, whose protein sequence is MNRISALIFSALLTAGLSLSGAEAAGDAKHPEAVDWSFNGLFGTYDRDSLRRGYKVYTEVCAACHSMEQLRFRNLSQPGGPEFSELEVKAIAAGFTVEDGPDDYGDMFERPALPKDAFVNPFPNVQAARAANGGAYPPDLSLITKARSGGPDYIYALLTGYEDPPAGMKMRDGLYYNPYMAGGKIAMAAPLLEDLIEYTDGTAASVEQMSYDVVTFLNWAAEPELEERKQTGFMVLIYLTVFAGLLFFSMRRIWADKH
- a CDS encoding cytochrome b, which translates into the protein MSGESTYQPNNGFTKWMDTRLPLLRLAHDSFVDYPTPKNLNYWWTFGGILTFCLVTQIITGIILAMHYTPHVDHAFNSVEHIMRNVNHGWLIRYIHANGASMFFLAVYIHIFRGMYYGSYKAPREVLWILGVIIYLLMMAAAFMGYVLPWGQMSLWGATVITNLFGAIPLVGDSIATWLWGGFSVDNPTLNRFFSLHYLIPFLIFGVVILHIWALHVPGNNNPVGISVKSEQDTVPFHPYYTVKDGFALVVFMILFSYFVFFAPNVLGHADNYIPANPLVTPAHIVPEWYLLPFYAILRAVPDKLGGVIAMVGAIFILFVLPWLDTSKIRSARYRPLFKQFFLIFVVNCLVLGYLGAMPAEGVYITLARICTIYYFAHFLIILPLLGLVEKPREIPESISASILPETAASPAE